From Algoriphagus sp. NG3, the proteins below share one genomic window:
- a CDS encoding STAS-like domain-containing protein, with amino-acid sequence MTQTILFNSFSNSLGTRVLGQEIRVQIESFLESNDFVIFDFKGVEFISHSFSDECFGKLLLKLPFPELKSKSTFVNASELVKKTIALAINDRLKASLAY; translated from the coding sequence ATGACACAGACTATCTTATTTAATAGCTTTTCTAACAGCCTTGGAACAAGAGTTCTAGGGCAAGAAATCCGTGTGCAAATAGAATCATTTCTTGAATCAAACGATTTTGTAATTTTTGATTTTAAAGGAGTTGAGTTTATTTCCCATAGTTTTTCGGATGAATGCTTTGGTAAGTTACTTTTGAAACTCCCCTTTCCAGAACTGAAATCTAAGTCCACATTCGTCAACGCAAGTGAGTTGGTCAAAAAGACGATTGCTTTAGCGATTAATGATCGTCTAAAAGCAAGTTTAGCTTACTGA